Sequence from the Balaenoptera acutorostrata chromosome 4, mBalAcu1.1, whole genome shotgun sequence genome:
GAACAAGAACCAGAAGGCAAGTGTAGattccaagaaaaacaaaagctatttTGAATATAAAGCAAACTATAATGTTGCTTAATTCTAAACAGTTAacagagaatataaataaataacccatTCGTTATCTGACCCTGGAACACGCCCTTCAGGAAGGGCAGGTTTAGGGGAGAGTCTCTGTTGCCTTGTTACCCTTTCAACCCCACCGTGTGAACACTATGAGCACTATTCACGTGATCATGCTACGACAAATGCTGACGTTTTACTGTTCAACTTTTAACATCAACTGATaaataaagcacagaaaataGTCACATTATAGAACAGAAcgtaaatattttcattcttgaCAACGCAGAAGAAATGTTAGCACAGAAGAAGCCGGGATGCGGAGAAAGGAGGGCCCTGTGTCCCTGGATGGTGAGAATATTCTATCTAAACTATCTGAGAGGTTATGAAAGAGTGAGTGAGCAAAGACTGCGAGcatgttaaatttataaataaaagcaataaagtagcagaaaaaataaaacataaaaattgagGGGGAAAAGTGAGAgggaccttgttttttttttttctaatttatttttggctgcattgggtctttgttgctgcacgcgggctttctctagttgcggcgagcgggggctactctgcgttgcggtgcatgggcttcccattgaggtggcttctcttgttgtggagcacgggctctaggcgcacaggcttcaatagttgcggcacaggggctctagagtgcaggctcagtagctgtggcatgtgggctcagtagttgtggctcgcgggctctagagcacaggctccgtagttgtggcgcacgggcttagctgctctgcggcatgtgagatcttcccggcccagggctcgaacccatgtcccctgcattggcaggcggattcttaaccactgcgccaccagggaagccccgagaaggAACTTTTATTTATCAGTTACATCTACTAAATAAAAAGAGGTACAAGCATAGTATTTAGAGTTGGGTCAGCAACCATcagaacaattaaaaagaaagatggtTAGAAATCTAGTTCTCTGAAGAACAGGCTAGGAATAAAAGGAATGCTTTCCATTTTATACTCTTCTACAGTTatggaattttattttcctgctttaaaaacaacaatagtTCTTTTTAAGTGACAAAGCTTTAAATTCGACATGAACACTATCATATATTTAAGTgaaacaacaaattttaaaatgcatgcatGCTGTGTTGCCTGTGTATCTTCATATATAAACACAACACAAACAAGAATGCCTTACCATCTTTTACAGTCAGTCTCTCCCCTTTGGTACCATCTATCAATAAGCAGGCAAATGGACAAACGGATGGACAGGTGAATGGAGAGAGGCAGACCCCCTAATGCTAACAGTGGTCTTTCTTGGCAGTGatattatcatctttattttcatcttaatgttttctaatttctcaaAGAACCCATATTATTCTTATGATAACAAAAGAAggctttttcaaaattaaaatctgaaaCATAAAAATCACGTTCCTGGTGGAAAACACAACTGAAGTAGCATGGTTCTGGCAGAGAGCTCCCCTTTACCCCTTGgccttcttttcttcccctgaaCTACCTCGGGGACATAGTCCCTCCATCTCCCCTCCTCTGCCACAACCTATTTCAGGAGAGTTCACTCCACtgcctcatacctggagtcattTCAACAGCCTCTCAACCTGACTCTCCAGCTCTGATGACTCACCTGTCTAATCCACCCAGGACAAAAATGCAGAACTAAGTTTAAAGCACCGCTTTGTTCCTGCCAGATCATTCCCCTACTTACGACGTTAcactgacttatttcagttacaGCTCTTCTGTTTAGCTCGCACAGCTGTCACTCTGTAACCCCCTGCTCCCCTCACCCCAAGCCTTCTGTGCACCCCAGGCTTTGGCCCCGCCCCGTGCCCTCCCTCACCTCTGGCTGGGAAAACCTAATACCCCATCCTCCCCACAAAGCCTTCTCAGATGACTTCATCTTCCTTCCTAAACTCCTACCTACCTCAGTCAGAACCAAGCAGTTTAGTAACACAAAGCTTTCTGTGTTGGTTCTGTCTCTCCAAATGGAACACAAAGCTTGTGTCTTAATGCTTGTTCTGTCTCCCCTGAGCACCTAGCACTTAAGGCATATTCATCAGATAAAGAAGTTAACAAGTATGGATTACCTTTATTTCACAATTACAGATTTAGTAATCGGATGACAACTCAAACCATTACTAATTCCTCATGAAGAGACTGAGAAATGGTAGGTAAGTGCAAGAGGCATTACAAGGTTACTGAGAAAACAGGCATCCCTCACTGACACAGTCCATCCAAACTATTCCCATAAGTGTGCATTTTTAGCTACCCAGGTAGAGCTGATCAGAAAAGGTAGCCAAATAATGCTTGCAAATGGCATAAGTTTTTTATACCACTGACGTGCAACAGGCCCTTTAAGATATACAAAGAGCTTCCTCTCCTTAAGGATCGCTGATATAAGAGTTACTGACTTACAGTCCAGCCACATAACCAGGGGCCACAACTTATACTTTACAACCCTCACAGTGCTCAGCACAAGGTCTTTTACGCAGTAGGAAGCAAATGGGAAACTTAAAGTAAGTCATATCAAAATACTGTCTAATGCTCAACAAATGGTTTAAAATAAAGTTAGCGATACCTAAAAATGGCTGGCACTTTCTTACATGTCCCCAAGAAAGTCACTGTCTCAATTTCCAATTTGCTATTGGGAATAATCTCTGCCTTACTACCTACTGTCTGAGTTGAAATACTTTGGTCAGAAATAACTGCAATATAATGCAAGGTGGCAGGGAAACTGGGAAACACCATCAATGACtcatataaataaacattaaatgatAGGACTCAACAATCTTGGAGGCTCCCATGGTACAATCCCTTCCTTTCACAGGATAAGGAAACCGAGACCCAAAGAGAGAAAATTACTTaccaagtcacacagaaaattcaGTAGCAAAGCTGGTGAAAGCCTACAGCTCATAATTCTCCGATTTTTGTTAACAAAACACAGTAATACATCTTGATACTTGTAACATTTTCAAGTAACCCACATAATATTTTAACTAAAACTTAGATTCATATCATAACCACCTACCTAGAAATACACAatgttccaaaaaataaatgcatgaaataaTGCTTTAGACTCgtaaaaaatcatgaacaaaagCTAAAGACTAAGAGTGGTATATGTGAGGCCCAGATCTAAACACCCTTTTATCCCTATACAGCACTTTTGACTTCTACtgtcatgataaaaaaaaaaaattaattatgcaAAAATACCAGATTCCTAGTTTAGCATCTTTCCGGAGGCCCTCTCCCCTCTACACAGCTTGCCAGAAGCTGGCCGCCTgccaccctctccccactgggcCACCGCACTCCAGGTGCCGCACAGTGGCCAGCAGCTCCCTTACCTGCAGAGACCAGGACAACTGCTGTAAACAGGCTCATCTCTTCACCACTAAGTCGGAGGGCATTCAGCTTCTCACTAAATTCAAACATAGAGTTTAGCAGATCCCCTGCTCCCATTGAGTGTAAGTCATCCACACTATACTTCTTTCCACTTAAAAAGGTGACAGTACGTTCCTTTGCGTCAAATAATGATGCAAACCGTACCATTAaaacctggaaaaagaaaaagacttcaaTGTATCTGGGGAAGTTCAATAGTAATACTAAAAAATAACTCAGTATTCAAGTCAGTTAAGAGACATCCTACACATAAAAGAAGAGTTGTAGAAGAAAAACTGAGTTTATTTTTACCCAGAACCATTTGCTTAAGACAAAATCTCCACCAAAGCGATAAATACTCTAGgaagagcattaaaaaaattccagCCACCGGTGGCAAAATACTCAAGTCCTGTGATCCTCTGAAACTATTAATAAAGATTCTGAAATGTAAATTCAAAATTaaagcaggcaaaaaaaaaaaagcccaaaaatCGAAATTAAAGCAGGCAATAATGCCAAGAAATTTGAAACTGGGCCTTGGCCAAAGGCATTTAACAAACTCTTTAAGCTACCAAGTGTATCATATGGTCTCTAAGACCTAAGTAAAAAGAGCAGTATTTCAATGCAACAACACTTGGAATCACCCAAACACCAAATGCAACCAAGGCAAATGCAGCAGACAAACTCTAATTAGTCTATTTTAAGAAAGCATAACCCAAAGAGACAATACACAAAGAAAACTATGATAGTAGGTGCTCCAGACATCAAGTTATAATGGAAATCCAGACCAAACCAGTCACAACTGCTAACCTGCAGCACTCCCTCCACTATAGTAAATGGTAGCATCTAGGTCACATATTTCTCTCATAACCAGAGGAACACTGAACAAACACCTGCCCTTTGCAATGCTCCCAAGCAAAGACTTGTTTTACCCAAGACAACCCGAAAGAGAGTGAGCCTTCTAAGGAGATGGTGCTAGCTCTGCAACACAGCTATCTTCAGACAAATCACAAGGTGAAAAGAACACAAGTCCTGGAGCATGAGATTCGTGTTCTAGCCCTGACTGTGTTATGAATTTACTGGTAACCCAGGAAAGAAAAGTCTCTTCACCTCTCAAAACTGAGTGAATTGAACTCAATCTCTGACATCCCTTCTGACTTGAAACCTTAAGTCTAATGTTTTCCTTTGAACTGAAAACCCTGACCTACAGGTGTTTCTTTGGAATTCTATCACAgctattttatttacaaaaacatctTCTCTGTTCTAGCTCAGGTGCCCCAGAGAACAGAACCGAAGGCAAGGGTTTATGTGGGATTTGCACTGGCACATGTGAAAACAACAGGagttaagaaaaaggaaatgagatggAAAGGAAAGAGAGTCAGTATCAGAGGACATACTGCTAAGCTGGACACCACCTGACATCAAGAACaactgagagggcttccctggtggcgcagtggttgagagtctgcctgccaatgcaggggactagggttcgagccctggtctgggaagatcccacatgccgcggagcaactgggcccgtgagccacaactgctgagcctgcgcatctggagcctgtgctccgcaacaagagaggccacggtagtgagaggcccgcgcaccgcgatgaagagtggcgcccgcttgccgcaactagagaaagacctcacacagaaacgaagacccaacacagccaaaaataaataaataaattaatttaaattaaaaaaaaaaaaaaaaaagaacaactgagAGCCGGATCCTGTGGGAACATCCGAGGAAGTGAAGATCTTCCCCCAGCTCCCTTCCCCTGCTGATCAAAGACTGGGCCCACCCGGCATCAACGTCCCACCCACCCTCTGCATTTCAGGATAATGCCTACGTGAGTGCTGAGCAAGTGCTGAGACTTCTCCCGCCTCAGCAGcagcagggaagccccggggCAGACAGGGGAGAGGTACCTAAGCAAGCACAGCGAGAGCCTCTGTCTGCATCCTACTCAAATTGGCAACAGGGGCTGCCCCAGGCCCAGGCAGAAGGCACCACAGCAAGAGAAGGTGGAGTAGCACAAGTAGCCAAGGATCCTGGAGTGAGGCGAGGCCATGAGGATCCACAGTGGTACATAAGAGATGTCTGCAACACCTCCCAAATATCCTACCATCTCCTAGGAGACAAAAACCACGATCTATTTACCCTTCGTGTCCAGTACTGAACATAGTAAACGCTGGGTTAGGCTTTCAGGAGGTGTCTAACTCGGGGAACCCACCAAGTCCACACCTGAAAGCGATTCTAGAACTCGGAGTTCATGTGCTGCAAACACAGTCCGTTTGTATCTCAAGTCTTAAGTAACTCAGCGTTTACCTTTGTCTTTTCCCAAGATCCTGAGATGGTCACTCTTTTGTTGAAATTTTCAGCCTCTGGACTATAAATACTTGTTGAGAAAAGAATCAAAGTAAAATACTACCttcgacttccctggtggcgcaatggttaagaacccacctgccaatgcaggggacacaggttcgatccctggtccgggaagaccccacatgctgcggggcaactaagtccgtgcgccacaactactgagcctgcgctctagagcccgcaagccacaactactgagcccgtgtgccacaactactgaagcccatgcacctagagcctctgctccacaagagaagccactgcaatgagaagcctgcgcgccgcaactagagaaagcccgcgtgcagcaacgaagacccaatgcagccaaaataaataaacaaatttatttaaaaataataaaataaaataaaataaaatactacctTGCCCTGTATCAATATTCAGGATAAATAAAACCTACCTCGAAAGTCCCAGCTTTTAAAAGGTTGACCTGGTCATGTTGAGAGAGATCTCTGAACCCGGGAATACGCTTTGCAAATTCCACCACTTCCTTCACTGCTGGGGTGAAGCTCATCGAAAATTCTTCCCAGATTTCATGCCCCGATTTATGAGGATCCACATACGGAGACTTATTCATTGGACAAACCTAATACACACAAAACAGAAGAACTACTGAATTGTGAGAGGTGGTAAAGAAATTTCAAAGGTAGCATATCAATCAATGGAAACCCCATGAATATACCCTCCAACATGAGTAAAATCTACTAATATTAGCACTTTCTCCATTTGCTACTTGCCTTGTGACAGAGAGCCTCAGAGCAGCCTAACTTAAACAGCAGTTAACTTATCATAAAAAGAGGTAGCCTAAGAAAAAGTCCATCTATCACAAGCTAGTTCAAAAACCTGTTGCACAGGTTTGAGAGTTTATTTTGTAATATTGCTGCCATCTTGCACTGGGTTTTATGGTTTTCAAACAAATTCATACATATTCATTCACTTGATTCTCAACCTTACTACTTAGTCATGGCAGACattataattaccatttcttagATAAGGAAATGGGACTTTAAGAGGTTTAGTGATTTATCCAAATACACCTAGAAGTCACAGGCCTGGAGTCCAACCCCGCACTTAGTATTTCAAAACTCACTTTTTTCTAAATAGGCACAATTACACTGTTGTAATTTCAAACAGGAAAAGACAGTGAGAtgccttacttttttaaaaaaggtcactgacggggcttccctggtggcgcagtggttgagaatccgcctgccaatgcaggggacacgggttcgagccctggtctgggaggatcccacatgccgcggagcaactaggcccgtgagccacaattactgagcctgcgcatctggagcctgtgctccgcaacaagagaggccacgatagtgagaggcccgcgcaccgcgatgaagagtggcccccgcttgccacaactagagaaagccctcgcacagaaacgaagacccaacacagccataaataaataaataaataaatatttaaaaaaaaaaaaaaaaaaaaaggtcactgaCCACTTATTTCATATACAATGGTGTGACCACTGGCCTCCACTTGTTCAATTAGGACACAATGACTGGACATACAAGATGGACCTTCTAAACGAGgattggggaggaaaaaaataggaagccAAAGAAAGTATTAGGACACTACAAAGATTATGAAACATACACTGTATACTCTATTGGTAAAATCGGcctttaaattttcattaaatcCATAGGAGATCGAGGAATGGGATGATTCTATAGCCATGGAGAATATCACAGAGCAGAACCTAAATGCTTACACGTTTTTTCCCTCCCTAACAGAGCCACTAAGCCTAAAAAAATATGAGGCCACCTTCCAGATCCATGGAATCAAATACTTGTAAGTGACCCCAAAAAATCTAACATTAGGATTGGGGTAGAGTCAACtatcttgaaaatgaaaaaagaagatttTAATTACCTGGCTATAGAAAATACCAAGCACTATCAAAGGATCTCATTGTGTAAACTGGAAGTGCCGTGGTACTGCTGTTTTGGATGAAATTTGGGCTGAATATAAACAATGTACTTTCATGTAGACTATTGTATTTGATGAAAACACTTAAATGATATGAGTAACATTAACTCATTCCATAGGATGAAGTCTGAGAAAATCCTTAGAAACCAGTGAATTATATTTAAACTATGCCTAAATTTTCAAACAACAAAACATCCATGTTCTATATCCAAAGACCTTTTTGCATTATAATGGTTAAAGAAAACACTTTCCTTCTAAATCAAGGAATTACTGACCATGGCAAGCTAAAAGATCAGCCCTCTGAGAAAATCCCAAAGCTAGTGAGGCAATGATTAACCTGAACGCTTCAAGTTTGAAAAGGATTTCTAAGAATTAAAGGACCAATTTAATTCTTCATGAtccatattttacataaaatcctAATCCCCATCATAGTACCAATCAAATAGCATGCCTGTACCTAGCTCTGTATGAAATCAGCTCATTCAGCAAatgatgtttattaaaaatatttgacctAAAGTACTGCGCAAAATTGATTCTGTAAATCTCTTAGGTTTTCTGACACCCCCGCCCCTGTCCTCTGAATAGAAGAAAGCCTTCAAAGCTTTCCTTGATACAAAGTGAGCAAAAAAAGTGATTTCACTATACCAGATGCATTCTCCCTCCAGCGCTGCACAGGTAACTGTTCTTGTTCTCATTCCGAGAACATCCATCTACGGACATTCTGTCACATACTCTCTGAGCATAAGCATTGGAGAAGTTCACACAATGTCCGTTTGTAACACAAACGGCACGCCCGTTGGCGTAAGGCATCGCGCTCCTCCCTCTGTACTGTGCACCGAGATGCTGCTGGCTCTCACTACAAGGAAAGTGGCTGCTAAGCCCACTGCCGCAACGGTCATCATTCAAGTTATACTGCTCCACGCTCTTAGGAATCTGTTCTCTCGGCGGCTGCGCGGTCTCTGCCGAGTTTTCTCGCTGCTCCTGATTATACATAAAGGTATCCTTGTGCGCCCTGGTTACCATGCCAATCACTTCTTCCTTGGCAAAATCCGAAGAGGGAGCAGAGCTTTTGATGTTCTCTTGCTCCAGCTGGGGCTTGGGTCGCAGCTGTTCCTGGGCTGGTAAAGCTGTCTGCTCCTGCTGCTCTACTGATGGGTCATTCTGCAGATGACCATTGAACTGGCTGTTCATCATGGTCTTCATCGCACTCTGCATCTCAATTAGCATCCTCTGTTTCTCACGCTTAGGAATACGACCAAACCGAACAGCTAttgaagaaaaagatatttaacaTCTGCATTCTAAATAAGACCCGTTTATACAAAATAACACAAAACTGGCTCTGACAGCTATGGCTTCTAGTCATATGAGTAAAGAACATCCATTTGTGTCTGGCCCAGATTATCCTAAACTTGCTGGTTATGTTTTTCTGGTACCACAGGAAGTGGGAGCAGGAagagaatgttttgtttttctctcaaaaTAAAGCTAAGAAGATCTCTAGGGTATTTTATAAGCAAAgcctaagaaagaaatttggaattAACTAATGAAAATCAGTTTGCAGCAGACCAGCATTACTGTACAGCACCTTACTAAGAAAGCTGAAGGCTCTGCTCTCAAGAAGGCACATGTGATTCAGCTACCCACATCCACCAATGCTGATGGAACCCATAGGTACAATCACTCCCCGAATGACCTCTGTCCATTCATTTTTGTAACCTTATTTCAAGACCCAACTATGAAGGGATCTCCTTTTCCAACttcttaaaagagaaaatctttaaaaaaaaaaaaaagaaaaatcacagtcAATAGAAATGTAGTTATTGGAAAATAAACTTGCtggattttaattaaaatcaatgaaacaaaaataaaatcattcatcCTGCACTACCTTAGAGACTAGTCTTAGAATGAGTCCTGTTTCCAACGTTCATATCCCTGGGGGAAAAAGCTTCTTTCCACCTAACATGTATACAGAGATAATAAAAATTCAATATCCACCCAGCAAGAAAGCCTCACTAATCTAACTACAGCCTCTGGCATTGTCACGACCACAGACAGACAACGTTATCATGGTTCACACTCTACCTCTGCTTCCTCCTGTACAACTGATGGccatttttactctttttggGGAAATCACAATATCCATCAACTTTGGATTAGTATTTCTAGTGCTATAGAAAAATTTTTCAAGCAACTGGAAATACAAAACATCAATTGCTGAAACCTGTCATTCAAGAACCTCATTACAACACTATATTTCTGCGTCGGTACGATACTAGAGTAATCTAAAGGACTGCTTAAATGACCCTTCCCTAGATAAATACAAGGTTCATTCTTAGCAATTCTTAATTAACTCTACGAAGCCAATCCCTTTGAAAACCTCATACTCCTCTATTATGTTACTTAGAACACAATGAGACTATCCAAAAATGATTTCCCAAGAACAACGGACAGAAGAGTCACATCTTCCAGGGACGTCATCCATAAATAATACTAAAGGTCCTGCAAATCCCCACAACCTTTATTTTCCACGGGAGTGGGTCATGCCAGAAATAAGCAACCACCTCCACTCCAGACCCTGACGTCTCTTTCAATTTTGCATCTCCTTTCAAAGTATTCAGAAACAGTGCCCTAAAAGCACTGTGTCGTATCAGGACTGAGAAGTGATAGAGCTGATTCACGCAGGGAGGAATGGGTTCCTCAGGACTGCTAAGAGATCACGGAAAAAAGCCAAGGACTCCTATATCAAGAtaaagtaaatcttttttttttttttttttttaggaaaaagaaaaaatattcaaattgcGTAGGGAAAAAATG
This genomic interval carries:
- the NR1D2 gene encoding nuclear receptor subfamily 1 group D member 2, coding for MSRDAVRFGRIPKREKQRMLIEMQSAMKTMMNSQFNGHLQNDPSVEQQEQTALPAQEQLRPKPQLEQENIKSSAPSSDFAKEEVIGMVTRAHKDTFMYNQEQRENSAETAQPPREQIPKSVEQYNLNDDRCGSGLSSHFPCSESQQHLGAQYRGRSAMPYANGRAVCVTNGHCVNFSNAYAQRVCDRMSVDGCSRNENKNSYLCSAGGRMHLVCPMNKSPYVDPHKSGHEIWEEFSMSFTPAVKEVVEFAKRIPGFRDLSQHDQVNLLKAGTFEVLMVRFASLFDAKERTVTFLSGKKYSVDDLHSMGAGDLLNSMFEFSEKLNALRLSGEEMSLFTAVVLVSADRSGIENVNSVEALQETLIRALRTLIMKNHPNEASIFTKLLLKLPDLRSLNNMHSEELLAFKVHP